The nucleotide sequence TACAGTTTTACTCACCTCTAGCTCTTCACGAATGCTATCAAGAACTTGATCCGTCATTCTGTCGAAGAAGAGAACTCCCTGTAATTGACAGATTGTTCCATCAGACCGAAACGACAGCTTGCAAGTGATACTCACACAGCAATACCAAAAACCTCCATGAAAACCAACATGCTCAATTGCCCAGATacaaatgtaaaaaacaaagataaggCCAAGAGTAGATGAGGTCACTTTTCAATGTCAAGACATCGAAATATATCAACCTTTTAATATGGTTTCTTCCAgttgtatatatacacaactaCAGCCATTCAAATAAATGTATGTTCTGTGTGTTTTCATTGCTATATAATCAAGCACAGATAATCAAAATGAAAGTGGAGAAAGAACCTCCAGATGGTCGTATTCGTGCTGAAAGATCCGTGCAGGTAAACGTGATAGACTGATTGAAAATCTTGCACCAGTAATGTCCCTTGCATCAATCTTGACAGATTGTGGTCGCTGAAAGCAAAAACCAACCAATAAAAACTGAATGAGCAAATGAATTGAAACACAAAATTTGGTGATTCAATTGAGAAAGGGTGGACATACAACTACTTCAGCATAAATCCCCGGGAAAGATAGGCACCCTTCATCAAACGGTACTAACTTATCCGAAAACTTATTGATTTTTGGATTAACAAGAAcaatttcttctccttcaccagGCTCCCCAGCTGGATTAAAAACCATGAGCTGAACATTGAGACCTACTTGAGGTGCTGAGAGCCCAATACCATCCGTTCTGTTCAATAGCATGTAATCACAGTATCATCATTCTGTGTTTGTCTGTGTTACTACGTACTAAGTAGTAGTAACTTGCCTTTAGGACTTACTTGTACATAACATCAAACATAGCATCAACCAAGTTCTTCAAATTCTCGTCAAAAACACCAATCCTCTTGTTTTTAGCCCGTAGTATAGGATCCGGATACTCAACTATCTTCAAAGGCGTCTCAAATTCAAGATCAGAAGCTTCATAAATCCCAAACAAACGTAAATCAATCAAACAGAAGAACTAGAGTATAAATAGCAACAGATAGGGAAATTACCCGAAGctacttcatcatcttctctacGCGAGACGCGTTTTACTGCAGCTCGGACCGGTGATGTCAAAGGTGTGCTCCGGTTCACGGCGGAGGAAAACATTACGGTTGATTTGAACCGACCATAACCGGGGGATAGAGTAGAAGAAGCTCGGCGAGATAAGACCGGTAGGAG is from Camelina sativa cultivar DH55 chromosome 20, Cs, whole genome shotgun sequence and encodes:
- the LOC104769702 gene encoding peptide deformylase 1B, chloroplastic/mitochondrial gives rise to the protein MAVCNCFLRAPPLSRLLLPVLSRRASSTLSPGYGRFKSTVMFSSAVNRSTPLTSPVRAAVKRVSRREDDEVASASDLEFETPLKIVEYPDPILRAKNKRIGVFDENLKNLVDAMFDVMYKTDGIGLSAPQVGLNVQLMVFNPAGEPGEGEEIVLVNPKINKFSDKLVPFDEGCLSFPGIYAEVVRPQSVKIDARDITGARFSISLSRLPARIFQHEYDHLEGVLFFDRMTDQVLDSIREELEALEKKYEEKTGLPSPERVQARQKRKAGVGFGKR